The following are encoded together in the Acidobacteriota bacterium genome:
- a CDS encoding ATP-binding protein: MKERTLRQRLAAHIAVRLVVATVLLGLALVVQLRTPGAWAINPFFFLIGLTYAVSLGFIGSLRFVDRWPWLTDVHFAIDAVIISAAIMLSGGVESLFTILYMLPIVAAASVQFRRGGLQLATLSSILFFGLVLMQYLYTANSLDVPFTLPVTTLPPVNVAQYTVALNCFGFFAVAVLSGSLAERARKGEARLEQATEEIADLQAFNQYVLDNLVSGLATADSRGRLLTFNRSAMLITGRTGALPLGEPAATVLQLPEPFAATIAQDLSRVRSKRTDYQFRRTDGQVIDLGVSAAALPLPDGTRGYLYTFQDVTDAKRFEHGARLQQRLAAVGEMAAGIAHEIRNPLASMSGSMQMLKQELPLSTDQAQLMDIVLRESERLNQTIKSFLAYARPQRFQVQRLDLRQMVQETAMLLRNSTEVAERHTIDVRLPDQPVLIDADEGQVRQIIWNLATNGLRAMPGHGALTLSAAEEAAGDHRQSVLLVEDEGVGIAPEDVEAIFQPFRGSFGKGTGLGLAIVHRIVTDYGGQIVVRSRPGGGTAFRVTFPAARPAGTAQPQLEGQVL; encoded by the coding sequence ATGAAGGAGCGGACCCTCCGGCAGCGGCTGGCGGCCCACATTGCCGTCCGCCTGGTGGTGGCGACCGTGCTGCTCGGATTGGCCCTGGTGGTGCAACTGCGCACCCCAGGCGCCTGGGCGATCAACCCGTTCTTCTTCCTGATCGGCCTCACCTACGCGGTGAGCCTCGGCTTCATCGGCTCGTTGCGGTTCGTCGACCGCTGGCCGTGGCTCACCGACGTGCACTTCGCCATCGACGCGGTGATCATCTCGGCTGCGATCATGCTGAGCGGCGGGGTCGAGAGCCTGTTCACCATCCTCTACATGCTGCCGATCGTGGCGGCGGCGTCGGTGCAGTTTCGCCGCGGCGGGCTGCAGTTGGCGACCCTCAGCAGCATCCTGTTCTTCGGGCTGGTGCTGATGCAGTATCTCTACACCGCCAACAGTCTCGACGTGCCGTTCACGCTGCCGGTGACCACCCTGCCGCCGGTCAACGTCGCGCAGTATACGGTGGCGCTCAACTGCTTCGGCTTCTTCGCCGTGGCGGTGCTGAGCGGGTCGCTGGCCGAACGGGCGCGGAAGGGCGAAGCCCGGCTCGAGCAGGCGACTGAGGAAATTGCCGACCTGCAGGCGTTCAACCAGTACGTGCTCGATAACCTGGTGAGCGGGCTGGCGACCGCCGACAGCCGCGGCCGGCTGCTGACCTTCAACCGCTCGGCCATGCTGATCACCGGCCGCACCGGCGCCCTGCCGCTCGGCGAGCCGGCGGCCACCGTCCTGCAACTGCCGGAGCCGTTTGCCGCCACGATCGCGCAGGACCTGTCGCGGGTGCGCAGCAAGCGCACCGACTACCAGTTCCGCCGCACCGACGGCCAGGTGATTGACCTCGGCGTGAGCGCCGCGGCGCTGCCGCTGCCCGACGGCACGCGCGGCTATCTCTACACCTTCCAGGACGTCACCGACGCCAAGCGTTTCGAGCACGGCGCCCGGCTGCAGCAGCGGCTGGCCGCCGTCGGCGAAATGGCCGCCGGCATCGCCCACGAGATTCGCAATCCGCTGGCCTCGATGTCGGGCTCGATGCAGATGCTGAAACAGGAGCTCCCGCTGTCGACCGACCAGGCGCAGTTGATGGACATCGTCTTGCGCGAGTCGGAGCGGTTGAACCAGACCATCAAGTCGTTCCTCGCCTACGCCCGGCCGCAGCGGTTCCAGGTCCAGCGGCTCGACCTTCGCCAGATGGTGCAGGAAACCGCCATGCTGCTGCGCAACAGCACCGAAGTGGCGGAGCGGCATACCATCGACGTCCGCTTGCCCGACCAGCCGGTGCTGATCGACGCCGACGAGGGCCAGGTCCGCCAGATTATCTGGAACCTGGCCACCAACGGCCTGCGCGCCATGCCCGGCCACGGGGCGCTGACGCTCAGCGCGGCTGAAGAAGCCGCCGGGGATCACCGGCAGTCGGTGCTGCTGGTGGAAGACGAGGGTGTCGGCATTGCGCCCGAAGACGTCGAGGCGATCTTCCAGCCCTTCCGCGGGTCGTTCGGCAAGGGCACCGGCCTCGGCCTCGCCATCGTGCACCGGATCGTCACCGACTACGGCGGGCAGATCGTCGTGCGCTCGCGTCCCGGCGGCGGCACCGCCTTCCGGGTCACGTTCCCGGCGGCGCGGCCGGCCGGGACGGCGCAGCCGCAGCTGGAAGGGCAGGTTTTGTGA
- a CDS encoding type II secretion system F family protein, with the protein MATFAFSGRNRSGEAVSGERVGDTMDAVVSALRREQIQVTRIQPAQAKAQAKVVKTLKARSVPAKNLAVFTRQFSVMIDAGLPLVQCLDILGNQEEHAYFSQVILATRSDVEGGMSLAEAMKRHPRVFDALFCNMIAAGEAGGILDTILKRLAVYIEKAVKLKGQVQSAMIYPIAVIVIAGVVIGVILWKVIPTFATLFAGLGATLPLPTRIVIALSENLIRFMPVLFVTFFAGGWGFRTYYATPKGRRVIDQISLKLPILGPILRKIAVARFCRTLSTLMASGVPILDGLDITARTSGNAIIEDAIQVTRKSIERGETISAPLKETGVFPGMVCQMISVGEATGALDTMLGKIADFYEEEVDVAVEGLLTLLEPLMIALLGGAVGGIVIAMYMPIFDLISQLT; encoded by the coding sequence ATGGCGACTTTTGCATTCTCAGGACGCAACCGGAGCGGCGAGGCCGTGTCGGGCGAACGCGTGGGCGACACCATGGACGCCGTGGTGTCGGCGCTGCGCCGGGAGCAGATCCAGGTCACCCGCATCCAGCCGGCCCAGGCCAAGGCCCAGGCCAAGGTGGTCAAGACCCTGAAGGCGCGCAGCGTGCCGGCCAAGAACCTGGCCGTGTTCACGCGCCAGTTCTCGGTGATGATCGACGCCGGCCTGCCGCTGGTGCAGTGTCTCGACATTCTCGGCAACCAGGAAGAGCACGCCTATTTCTCGCAGGTGATCCTGGCCACCCGCTCCGACGTCGAAGGCGGCATGTCGCTGGCCGAGGCCATGAAGCGGCATCCGCGGGTGTTCGACGCGCTGTTCTGCAACATGATTGCCGCCGGCGAAGCGGGCGGTATTCTCGACACCATCCTGAAGCGCCTTGCGGTCTACATTGAGAAGGCGGTCAAGCTCAAGGGCCAGGTGCAGTCGGCGATGATCTACCCGATCGCCGTGATCGTGATTGCCGGCGTGGTGATTGGCGTCATTCTGTGGAAGGTGATCCCGACCTTCGCGACGCTGTTTGCCGGCCTCGGCGCGACCCTGCCGCTGCCGACCCGCATCGTCATTGCCCTCAGCGAAAACCTGATCCGGTTCATGCCGGTGCTGTTCGTGACGTTCTTCGCCGGCGGCTGGGGCTTCCGCACCTACTACGCGACTCCGAAGGGGCGGCGGGTGATCGACCAGATTTCGCTCAAGCTGCCGATTCTCGGCCCGATCCTGCGCAAGATCGCGGTCGCCCGGTTCTGCCGGACGCTGTCGACGCTGATGGCGTCGGGCGTGCCGATCCTGGACGGCCTCGACATCACCGCCCGCACCTCGGGCAACGCCATTATCGAAGACGCCATCCAGGTGACCCGCAAGAGCATCGAGCGCGGCGAAACGATCTCGGCGCCGCTCAAGGAGACGGGCGTGTTTCCCGGCATGGTGTGCCAGATGATCAGCGTCGGCGAGGCGACCGGTGCGCTCGACACCATGCTCGGCAAGATCGCCGACTTCTACGAGGAGGAAGTCGACGTCGCGGTCGAGGGCCTGCTGACGCTGCTCGAGCCGTTGATGATTGCGCTGCTCGGCGGCGCGGTCGGCGGCATCGTGATCGCGATGTACATGCCGATCTTCGACCTGATCAGCCAGCTGACCTAG
- a CDS encoding type IV pilus twitching motility protein PilT, whose product MATLPDLLKKTVEISGSDLHLSIGSPPQVRVHGELQKLDHPELTASDTKALAYAVLTDAQKKRFEEMLELDFSFGIRGVARFRCNMFNQKGAVGAVYRQIPEKIRTFEELGLPAVLAKMAERPRGLVLVTGPTGSGKSTTLAAMIDKINNERHGHILTVEDPIEYLHQHKNCLINQRELHSDTQSFTNALRAALREDPDVVLIGEMRDLETVESALRIAETGHLTFGTLHTNSAASTINRIIDVFPSHQQSQIRTQLSLVVEGIVCQALLPRADGKGRAVSLEILVPTPGIRNLIREDKVHQIYSAMQTGQEKLGMQTMNQSLATLYFRRIITLDTAINASSNREELQEMINRGAGVVAGAGMGRPGGPGAGPRPPVRPGS is encoded by the coding sequence ATGGCTACCCTCCCTGACTTGTTGAAGAAGACCGTTGAGATTTCCGGCTCGGACCTGCACCTGTCGATCGGCTCGCCGCCCCAGGTCCGGGTGCACGGCGAACTGCAGAAGCTCGATCATCCGGAGCTGACGGCGTCCGACACCAAAGCGCTGGCCTATGCGGTGCTGACCGACGCGCAGAAGAAGCGCTTCGAGGAGATGCTCGAGCTCGACTTCTCGTTCGGCATTCGCGGCGTGGCCCGTTTCCGCTGCAACATGTTCAACCAGAAGGGCGCCGTGGGCGCGGTCTATCGGCAGATCCCCGAGAAGATCCGGACCTTCGAGGAGCTGGGCCTGCCGGCGGTGCTGGCCAAAATGGCCGAACGTCCGCGCGGCCTGGTGCTCGTGACCGGGCCGACCGGCAGCGGCAAGTCGACCACGCTGGCCGCGATGATCGACAAGATCAACAACGAGCGGCACGGCCACATCCTGACCGTCGAAGATCCGATCGAGTACCTGCACCAGCACAAGAACTGCCTGATCAACCAGCGCGAACTGCACAGCGATACCCAGAGCTTCACCAACGCGCTGCGCGCCGCCCTGCGCGAGGACCCCGACGTCGTGCTGATCGGCGAAATGCGCGACCTGGAAACTGTCGAATCGGCGCTGCGTATCGCCGAGACCGGCCACCTCACGTTCGGCACGCTGCACACCAATTCGGCGGCCTCGACCATCAACCGCATCATCGACGTGTTCCCCTCGCACCAGCAGTCGCAGATTCGCACCCAGCTGTCGCTGGTGGTCGAGGGCATCGTCTGCCAGGCGCTGCTGCCGAGGGCCGACGGCAAGGGCCGGGCGGTGTCGCTCGAGATCCTGGTGCCGACTCCGGGCATCCGCAACCTGATTCGCGAGGACAAGGTCCACCAGATTTACTCGGCGATGCAGACCGGCCAGGAAAAACTGGGCATGCAGACCATGAACCAGTCGCTGGCCACGTTGTATTTCCGCCGCATCATCACCCTGGATACGGCGATCAACGCCTCGTCCAACCGCGAAGAACTGCAGGAGATGATCAACCGCGGGGCCGGCGTCGTGGCCGGGGCCGGCATGGGGCGCCCGGGGGGGCCGGGCGCCGGTCCGCGGCCGCCGGTGCGGCCGGGGTCGTAA
- the pilB gene encoding type IV-A pilus assembly ATPase PilB, which yields MAVRIGELLLKEKRITAIQLQEALNYQKTNGGKLGANLVKMGFVKDEEITALLSKQYGVPSIALNQFEIDPAVIKLVPAETARKYQIVPLSRAGATLTIAMTDPTNVFAMDDVKFMTGYNVEPVVASETAVLDSIDKYYGVGGPAQTQSSRGGATATAAPQDTGESALDMATRSLTEMPTMLADVAGDVEVMDDLEEISAEMLARQGEEAPVIKLVNVILMSAISKGASDIHIEPYEKEYRVRYRMDGILYNIMAPPLKMRDAITSRIKIMAKLDIAEKRLPQDGRIKIRFSDNGQAKDIDFRVSCLPTLFGEKIVMRLLDKGKLMLDMTKLGFEPESLAKLEAQIAKPWGMCLVTGPTGSGKTNTLYSSIAKLNTPETNIMTAEDPVEFNLIGVNQVQVRESIGLNFAAALRSFLRQDPNIILVGEIRDFETAEIAVKAALTGHMVLSTLHTNDAPSTINRLMNMGIEPFLVASSLNLVCAQRLVRRVCVNCKIEDEVPPAAMEQVGFSREDAATVKPKKGTGCDKCLKTGYKGRVGLYEVMEITDELRELILVGASSLEIRRKAIEEGMITLRGSGLRKIKDGVTTMEEVLRETVK from the coding sequence ATGGCGGTCAGGATTGGTGAACTGCTTCTCAAAGAGAAGCGCATCACGGCGATCCAACTTCAGGAAGCCCTGAACTACCAGAAGACGAACGGGGGGAAGCTCGGCGCCAACCTCGTGAAGATGGGCTTCGTGAAGGATGAGGAAATCACCGCGCTGCTGTCGAAGCAGTACGGCGTGCCCTCGATTGCCCTGAACCAATTCGAGATCGACCCGGCGGTGATCAAGCTGGTGCCCGCCGAGACCGCCCGCAAGTACCAGATCGTCCCGCTCAGCCGCGCCGGCGCGACGCTGACGATCGCGATGACCGACCCCACCAACGTCTTCGCCATGGACGACGTGAAGTTCATGACCGGCTACAACGTCGAGCCGGTGGTCGCGTCGGAAACGGCGGTGCTCGACTCGATCGACAAGTACTACGGCGTCGGCGGCCCGGCGCAGACCCAGTCCTCGCGCGGCGGCGCCACCGCGACCGCGGCACCCCAGGACACCGGCGAGAGCGCGCTCGACATGGCGACCCGGTCGCTGACCGAGATGCCGACCATGCTCGCCGACGTCGCCGGCGACGTCGAGGTCATGGACGACCTCGAAGAGATCAGCGCCGAGATGCTCGCCCGCCAGGGCGAAGAGGCGCCGGTCATCAAGCTGGTCAACGTCATCCTGATGTCGGCCATCTCCAAGGGCGCCAGCGACATTCACATCGAGCCGTACGAGAAGGAATACCGCGTCCGCTACCGCATGGACGGCATTCTCTACAACATCATGGCGCCGCCGCTGAAGATGCGCGATGCGATCACCTCGCGCATCAAGATCATGGCCAAGCTCGACATCGCCGAGAAGCGCCTGCCGCAGGACGGCCGCATCAAGATTCGCTTCAGCGACAACGGCCAGGCCAAGGACATCGACTTCCGCGTCTCGTGCCTGCCGACCCTGTTCGGCGAGAAGATCGTCATGCGCCTGCTCGACAAGGGCAAGCTGATGCTCGACATGACCAAGCTCGGCTTCGAGCCCGAGTCGCTGGCCAAGCTCGAGGCGCAGATCGCCAAGCCGTGGGGCATGTGCCTGGTGACGGGCCCGACCGGCAGCGGCAAGACCAACACGCTGTACTCGTCGATCGCCAAGCTCAATACCCCCGAAACCAACATCATGACGGCGGAAGACCCGGTCGAGTTCAACCTGATCGGCGTCAACCAGGTGCAGGTGCGCGAGTCGATCGGCCTCAACTTCGCGGCCGCGCTGCGCAGCTTCCTGCGCCAGGACCCCAACATCATCCTGGTCGGCGAAATCCGCGACTTCGAGACCGCCGAGATTGCCGTCAAGGCCGCGCTCACCGGCCACATGGTGCTGTCGACGCTGCACACCAACGACGCCCCCAGCACCATCAACCGCCTGATGAACATGGGCATCGAGCCGTTCCTGGTGGCGAGCTCGCTCAACCTGGTCTGCGCCCAGCGCCTGGTGCGCCGCGTCTGCGTCAACTGCAAGATCGAGGACGAAGTGCCGCCGGCGGCGATGGAGCAGGTCGGCTTCTCGCGCGAGGATGCGGCAACGGTCAAGCCCAAGAAGGGGACTGGCTGCGACAAGTGCCTGAAGACCGGCTACAAGGGCCGCGTCGGCCTCTACGAGGTGATGGAGATTACCGACGAACTTCGCGAGTTGATCCTGGTTGGCGCCTCGTCGCTCGAAATTCGCCGCAAGGCCATTGAAGAAGGCATGATCACGCTGCGTGGCAGCGGCCTGCGCAAGATCAAAGACGGTGTGACGACCATGGAAGAAGTGTTACGAGAGACGGTGAAATAA
- a CDS encoding YIP1 family protein: protein MRRVFGVLWHPRQTMNDVVARPSFALAWVFVLAVVAVCAFALLSTAVGKQALVDERVRVIEALGGRVDDAAYGALQAKPPWLVYWTSGGRLLLTPEMTLLVAVGLVALARLDGARVRYVTALAVTVHATVVLAVQQVITTPLHYVRESLTSPTNLAGLMPMLDEGSVAARWLGSIDVFGLWWLWLLAVGLAAATGRPVGRYVGRLLMAYVGVAAIVAVTFAVLGAQ from the coding sequence ATGCGGCGTGTGTTCGGCGTGCTTTGGCACCCGCGCCAGACCATGAACGACGTGGTCGCCCGCCCGAGCTTTGCGCTCGCGTGGGTGTTCGTGCTCGCCGTGGTGGCCGTGTGCGCATTTGCCCTGCTCTCGACCGCGGTGGGCAAGCAGGCGCTGGTGGACGAACGCGTCCGCGTGATCGAGGCGCTCGGCGGCCGTGTGGACGATGCCGCGTATGGGGCGCTCCAGGCGAAGCCTCCGTGGCTGGTGTATTGGACGAGCGGCGGGCGTTTACTGTTGACGCCGGAAATGACGCTGCTGGTCGCCGTCGGGCTCGTGGCCCTGGCGAGGTTGGACGGGGCCAGGGTGCGGTACGTGACGGCCCTGGCCGTGACGGTGCATGCCACCGTCGTCTTGGCGGTGCAGCAGGTGATTACGACGCCGCTGCATTACGTACGGGAATCGCTGACCAGCCCCACCAACCTCGCGGGCCTCATGCCGATGCTTGACGAAGGCAGCGTGGCGGCCCGGTGGCTCGGGTCGATTGACGTGTTCGGGCTGTGGTGGCTGTGGCTGCTGGCCGTGGGCCTGGCGGCCGCCACCGGCCGGCCGGTCGGGCGCTACGTGGGGCGCCTGCTGATGGCGTATGTAGGAGTGGCGGCGATCGTCGCCGTCACGTTCGCGGTACTTGGGGCTCAGTAA
- a CDS encoding efflux RND transporter periplasmic adaptor subunit: protein MFRRKWLLVVIALLIIGGGASAFFARRGDPGVLVTAESIQKRDLEALVSASGKIEPKKTVNISAQTMGRVTNLGVKEGDRVRAGQFLLQIDPVNLEASVRRDEAAVQGAITGLEQSKASLQSSRAALDNARASLKRQQELSAAGLTTRESLERAETDVEMRESDMKAREQEIKNRETMLNQQRAGLSASRHTLAQVRFEAPFDGIVTRRNIEEGENVMVGTMNNAGTVLLTVADMSVIEAEVEVDETDIPLVQMGQKAKVTIDAIPNQVFTGTVTEIGNSPIQAAGAGTTRTATNFKVVVTIDGQIPDVRPGFTCTAEITTATRQQALAVPIQSLTVRELVYDAQGNVVPEPRPAKPGFRFGQAATPAPTAARELQPGQKREEVEGVFLIRDGKATFVKVGLGIAGERYLEVLSGLKEGDQVLTGPFESVRTLYEGDLVRTAAPPKPK, encoded by the coding sequence GTGTTTCGCAGGAAGTGGCTTCTCGTCGTAATCGCGCTGTTGATCATCGGTGGCGGCGCCAGCGCCTTCTTCGCCCGGCGTGGCGATCCCGGCGTGCTGGTCACCGCCGAAAGCATCCAGAAGCGCGATCTTGAAGCGCTGGTCTCGGCCTCCGGCAAGATCGAACCCAAGAAGACGGTGAACATCAGCGCCCAGACGATGGGCCGGGTCACCAACCTGGGGGTCAAGGAAGGCGACCGCGTCAGGGCGGGCCAGTTCCTGCTGCAGATCGACCCGGTCAACCTCGAAGCCTCGGTGCGCCGCGACGAGGCGGCCGTGCAGGGCGCGATCACCGGCCTCGAACAGTCGAAGGCCTCGCTGCAAAGCTCGCGCGCGGCGCTCGACAATGCCCGCGCTTCGCTCAAGCGGCAGCAGGAGCTGTCGGCGGCCGGGCTCACGACGCGCGAATCGCTGGAGCGGGCCGAGACCGACGTCGAGATGCGCGAAAGCGACATGAAGGCGCGCGAACAGGAAATCAAGAACCGCGAGACCATGCTCAACCAGCAGCGCGCTGGCCTGTCGGCCAGCCGCCACACCCTGGCGCAGGTGCGGTTCGAAGCGCCCTTCGATGGCATCGTCACCCGCCGCAACATCGAAGAGGGCGAGAACGTGATGGTCGGCACCATGAACAACGCCGGCACGGTGCTGCTGACGGTTGCCGACATGTCGGTGATCGAGGCCGAAGTGGAAGTCGACGAAACCGACATTCCACTGGTGCAGATGGGCCAGAAGGCCAAGGTCACGATCGACGCCATTCCTAATCAGGTCTTCACCGGCACGGTGACGGAGATTGGCAACAGCCCGATCCAGGCGGCGGGCGCCGGCACCACCCGCACCGCCACCAACTTCAAGGTGGTCGTCACCATCGACGGCCAGATTCCGGACGTGCGGCCGGGGTTCACCTGCACGGCGGAGATCACCACCGCGACCCGCCAGCAGGCGCTGGCCGTGCCGATCCAGTCGCTGACCGTGCGCGAGCTGGTCTACGACGCCCAGGGCAACGTGGTCCCTGAACCGCGTCCGGCGAAACCGGGCTTCCGGTTCGGCCAGGCGGCTACCCCGGCGCCGACGGCGGCCCGTGAGCTGCAGCCCGGCCAGAAGCGCGAAGAGGTGGAGGGCGTGTTCCTGATCCGCGACGGCAAGGCGACGTTCGTGAAGGTCGGGCTCGGCATTGCCGGCGAGCGCTACCTGGAAGTGCTGTCGGGTCTGAAGGAGGGCGACCAGGTGCTGACCGGGCCGTTCGAGTCGGTCCGCACGCTCTACGAGGGCGATCTGGTCAGGACCGCGGCGCCACCGAAGCCAAAGTAG
- a CDS encoding ABC transporter permease, whose amino-acid sequence MSQLYESIVLALDSIWANKLRSLLTLLGNIVAVSSIITVVALITGVNLAVTDAIVSDLGADSFTVQRMGITQNEDEFERMRNNPQVTLKDATAIKRFGEAVQSVMAQAQTATRVAYRDEELESVQVQGVSAEYLDFTTFDAERGRMVTPTEVNRKRQVALIGWGVADRLFGAADPLDKTIRIAGVPFRVVGVSKKKGAAFGQSLDEFVVIPLGSFQKLFGARQSLQIMIKPRDATLAGIAKDETRVALRVERGLKPAEPDNFGIVASDSVLGIFQQATAGIAVLLVGIVGLSLLVGGIVIMNIMLMVVSERTREIGLRKALGAKRRDIMSQVLTESITLSIVGGIVGIALGALFSTIISALTPVPSAVELWSVALGVTITALVGLVFGYYPARRAASLDPIEALRRE is encoded by the coding sequence GTGTCGCAGCTCTACGAGTCAATCGTCCTCGCGCTCGATTCGATCTGGGCCAACAAGCTCAGGTCGCTCCTGACGCTGCTCGGCAACATCGTGGCGGTGTCGTCGATCATCACGGTGGTGGCGCTGATCACGGGTGTCAACCTGGCGGTGACCGACGCCATCGTCTCGGACCTCGGGGCCGACTCGTTCACCGTCCAGCGCATGGGCATCACGCAGAACGAGGACGAGTTCGAGCGGATGCGCAACAACCCGCAGGTCACGCTGAAGGATGCCACCGCGATCAAGCGCTTCGGCGAGGCGGTGCAGTCGGTGATGGCCCAGGCGCAGACTGCGACGCGGGTCGCCTACCGGGACGAGGAGCTGGAATCGGTCCAGGTGCAGGGGGTCAGCGCCGAGTATCTTGACTTCACCACCTTCGACGCCGAGCGCGGGCGCATGGTGACCCCCACCGAAGTGAACCGCAAGCGGCAGGTCGCACTCATTGGCTGGGGCGTGGCTGACCGGCTGTTCGGCGCCGCCGACCCGCTCGACAAGACGATCCGGATTGCCGGTGTCCCCTTCAGGGTGGTCGGCGTCAGCAAGAAGAAAGGCGCCGCCTTCGGCCAGTCGCTCGACGAGTTCGTGGTCATCCCGCTCGGGTCGTTCCAGAAGCTGTTTGGGGCACGGCAGTCGCTGCAGATCATGATCAAGCCGCGCGACGCGACCTTGGCCGGGATTGCCAAGGACGAGACGCGGGTCGCGCTGCGGGTCGAGCGCGGCCTGAAACCGGCCGAGCCCGACAACTTCGGCATCGTCGCCTCCGACTCAGTGCTGGGCATCTTCCAGCAGGCCACCGCCGGCATCGCGGTGTTGCTGGTGGGCATTGTCGGGTTGTCGCTGCTGGTCGGCGGCATCGTGATCATGAACATCATGCTGATGGTGGTAAGTGAGCGGACCCGCGAGATCGGCCTGCGCAAGGCGCTCGGCGCCAAGCGCCGCGACATCATGTCGCAGGTGCTGACCGAGTCGATCACTTTGTCGATCGTCGGCGGCATCGTCGGCATCGCGCTCGGCGCGTTGTTCTCGACCATCATCTCGGCGCTCACCCCGGTGCCGTCCGCGGTCGAACTGTGGTCGGTGGCACTCGGCGTCACCATTACGGCGCTGGTCGGCCTGGTGTTCGGCTATTACCCAGCCCGCCGCGCCGCGTCCCTGGATCCCATCGAAGCCTTGCGCCGGGAATAA
- a CDS encoding ABC transporter permease codes for MSALTKQVALLRETAEMAMGTLRANKMRSALTVLGVVIGVTSIVGMTSLIRGFDSSLRDSINSLGPNTIFVQKFGGLSFSSGASFMELMRRPNLTLADKEAIERLGTTVGMTDLWLGAGPGPSPNERVFYRGERTRPLGILGTTEKYVEINFADMHAGRSFTEQEVLRGRAVAVIGYGPYEALFEKRGLDPIGKSVRIGNVEYTVLGVVGKRPAPGGFGGADDFAIVPYTAFRKQFGHERIPRGNFGMPIMIAVLPKEGVSRDDAMREVETIMRIRHGLTLDKPNDFDLVTSDAILAVWDQISAAILLSLVVISSIALMVGGIGVMAIMTISVTERTREIGVRKAIGARKFEILVQFLIEAVVLTSIGGILGVIMGSAIGLTVNLISGFPVSLPLWSFALGLGFSASVGIISGMIPAWRASRLDPIEALRYE; via the coding sequence ATGTCCGCCCTTACCAAACAAGTCGCGCTGCTGCGCGAGACGGCCGAGATGGCCATGGGGACGCTGCGCGCCAACAAAATGCGGTCGGCGCTCACGGTGCTGGGCGTGGTCATCGGGGTGACCTCAATTGTCGGCATGACGTCGCTCATCCGCGGCTTCGACTCGTCGCTGCGCGACTCGATCAACTCGCTCGGTCCCAACACCATCTTCGTGCAGAAGTTCGGCGGCCTCAGCTTCTCGTCCGGCGCGTCGTTCATGGAGCTGATGCGGCGTCCGAACCTGACTTTGGCCGACAAGGAGGCGATCGAGCGCCTCGGCACCACGGTCGGCATGACCGACCTGTGGCTCGGCGCCGGTCCGGGCCCGTCGCCGAACGAACGGGTGTTCTATCGCGGCGAGCGCACCCGCCCGCTCGGGATCCTGGGCACCACCGAAAAGTACGTCGAGATCAACTTCGCCGACATGCACGCCGGGCGCTCGTTCACCGAACAGGAAGTGCTGCGCGGACGGGCGGTGGCGGTGATCGGCTACGGGCCCTACGAGGCGTTGTTCGAGAAGCGCGGCCTCGACCCGATTGGCAAGTCGGTGCGCATCGGCAACGTCGAGTACACCGTGCTTGGCGTGGTCGGCAAGCGGCCGGCACCCGGCGGGTTTGGCGGCGCCGACGACTTCGCAATCGTGCCGTACACCGCGTTCCGCAAGCAGTTTGGCCACGAACGCATCCCGCGCGGGAACTTCGGCATGCCGATCATGATCGCGGTGCTGCCCAAGGAAGGCGTCTCGCGCGACGATGCGATGCGCGAAGTCGAGACCATCATGCGCATCCGGCACGGCCTGACGCTCGACAAGCCCAATGATTTCGACCTGGTCACCTCAGACGCCATCCTCGCGGTGTGGGATCAAATCTCGGCCGCGATCCTGTTGTCGCTGGTCGTGATCTCGTCGATTGCCTTGATGGTGGGCGGCATCGGGGTGATGGCGATCATGACCATTTCGGTGACCGAGCGCACCCGCGAGATCGGCGTGCGCAAGGCGATCGGCGCCCGCAAGTTCGAGATCCTGGTGCAATTCCTGATCGAAGCCGTGGTCCTGACCAGCATCGGCGGCATTCTCGGGGTGATCATGGGCAGCGCCATCGGCCTCACCGTCAACCTGATTTCGGGGTTCCCGGTCTCCCTGCCGCTCTGGAGTTTCGCCCTCGGCCTCGGCTTCTCGGCCTCGGTGGGCATCATTTCCGGCATGATCCCGGCCTGGCGCGCCTCGCGCCTCGACCCGATCGAAGCCCTGCGCTACGAATAA